One window of Deltaproteobacteria bacterium genomic DNA carries:
- a CDS encoding sulfite exporter TauE/SafE family protein — protein MDPATASAYAQLSSLGVLYVALHCSGMCGPLVVGLGVGERAHGPAAMGRVLTYQLGKAVVYAPLGALAGLFGRGVVHGLARQGTWLTALLGVALIAASVRARFAGSSAPPFALLAPLVRRADRLRQRPWLRAFALGLAMAALPCMLVLWVLALGATTHHPLHGALLMLLLLAMNSVPLLAAVRLSALVRTRAPALARLQPWLPTVSGVWLLLVALAGAGWLPHASLPFSLAGRGYVVMFW, from the coding sequence ATGGATCCGGCGACGGCCTCGGCCTACGCGCAGCTCTCCAGCCTGGGCGTGCTCTACGTGGCGCTGCACTGCAGCGGCATGTGCGGCCCGTTGGTGGTGGGCCTGGGCGTCGGGGAGCGCGCGCACGGCCCCGCTGCCATGGGACGCGTGCTCACCTACCAGCTCGGAAAGGCCGTGGTGTACGCGCCGCTCGGTGCGCTCGCTGGGCTGTTCGGCCGAGGTGTGGTGCACGGGCTCGCGCGACAGGGCACGTGGCTGACCGCGCTGCTCGGCGTCGCGCTCATTGCAGCGAGCGTGCGCGCGCGATTCGCGGGTTCGAGCGCGCCCCCATTCGCCCTCCTCGCGCCGCTGGTGCGTCGCGCGGACCGCCTGCGCCAGCGGCCCTGGCTTCGCGCCTTCGCGCTCGGGCTGGCGATGGCCGCCCTGCCTTGCATGCTCGTGCTCTGGGTGCTCGCGCTCGGCGCCACCACGCACCACCCGCTTCACGGCGCGCTCTTGATGTTGCTCTTGCTGGCGATGAACTCGGTGCCGCTGCTCGCCGCCGTCCGACTCTCCGCGCTGGTGCGCACGCGCGCGCCCGCGCTCGCCCGCTTGCAACCCTGGCTTCCAACCGTCTCCGGCGTGTGGCTCCTGCTCGTGGCCCTCGCGGGTGCGGGCTGGCTTCCCCACGCGTCACTGCCGTTCTCCCTCGCCGGCCGCGGCTACGTGGTCATGTTCTGGTGA